In Amyelois transitella isolate CPQ chromosome 13, ilAmyTran1.1, whole genome shotgun sequence, a genomic segment contains:
- the LOC106132090 gene encoding serine protease snake produces MWFNSLILSVLICIHFIIADVGDDCEPNGQLSEGVCTLITDCEVAIRSVKNKIYDKFERCGFLGDDEVVCCPRTTYKFGSGTSEAPIASRRKADTECEKIIKSTITPLDVHIIGGDIATVGEFPHMVAVGFDRGNGYIFDCGGALVSTTFVITAAHCIDTLDKIKPSIVRVGVVELGGSEWNERSDFRIEEIIVHPEYKRREKYHDLALLRLERPVKVSSDVNAVCLYTKDEDPTVPLTITGWGRTSTSRDVRSNVLLKTNVSVVSRSKCSESYANWRKLPSGISVGQLCAGDPDGLHDSCQGDSGGPIQLPPSSDAQYRLVGVTSFGRGCGSSEPGVYTRLKHYLDWIERTVWSN; encoded by the exons ATGTGGTTTAATTCTCTTATCCTCagtgttttaatttgtattcattttattattgctgACG ttggTGATGATTGTGAACCAAACGGCCAGTTATCAGAAGGTGTTTGCACTTTAATTACTGATTGTGAAGTGGCAATAAG gtctgtcaaaaataaaatatatgacaaGTTTGAAAGATGTGGATTTTTAGGAGATGATGAAGTTGTTTGTTGTCCTCGCACAACATACAAATTTG gaaGTGGAACCTCAGAAGCACCTATTGCGTCTCGGAGAAAAGCTGATACAG AATGCGAGAAAATCATCAAATCGACAATTACGCCATTAGATGTCCACATTATAGGCGGAGATATAGCGACCGTCGGGGAATTCCCTCACatg GTGGCTGTAGGTTTCGACCGCGGCAATGGTTACATATTCGACTGTGGGGGGGCGCTGGTGTCTACGACATTTGTCATCACCGCCGCACATTGCATAGACACTTTAGACAA AATAAAACCCAGCATAGTGCGTGTAGGAGTAGTAGAGCTTGGAGGTAGCGAGTGGAATGAGAGGTCCGATTTCAGGATCGAAGAAATTATTGTACATCCTGAGTACAAACGCCGGGAGAAGTACCACGATCTAGCCTTGTTGAG GTTAGAGCGGCCGGTCAAGGTATCTAGTGATGTGAATGCAGTATGTTTATACACTAAAGACGAGGATCCTACTGTCCCCCTCACTATCACTGGGTGGGGTCGAACAAGTACATCAC GCGACGTCCGGAGTAACGTTTTATTGAAAACGAACGTGTCTGTAGTGAGTAGAAGCAAATGCAGCGAGTCGTACGCGAACTGGCGGAAGCTGCCAAGCGGGATATCCGTTGGACAGCTGTGTGCCGGGGACCCTGATGGATTGCACGATAGTTGCCAG GGCGATTCCGGCGGCCCCATCCAGTTGCCTCCGTCGTCAGACGCGCAGTACCGACTCGTCGGTGTGACGTCATTCGGGCGCGGCTGCGGATCGTCCGAGCCAGGCGTCTACACACGCCTCAAGCATTACCTCGACTGGATAGAGCGCACCGTTTGGTCCAACTAg